Proteins from a single region of Bactrocera neohumeralis isolate Rockhampton unplaced genomic scaffold, APGP_CSIRO_Bneo_wtdbg2-racon-allhic-juicebox.fasta_v2 cluster10, whole genome shotgun sequence:
- the LOC126765306 gene encoding uncharacterized protein LOC126765306 translates to MPKKGFREKLTDALIDEAAEEIMDIEEIERDDDAVDAVLDELADNISVIMECRRGDYSTIPKSDIWRNNILTTLDEDRFRQMLRVDRDQYNMLVDLIKNDEEFNKAHSCKQFSVELQLAITLFRLGSSGESAAFRKIATIFGVGDGETISLITKRIFRVFLRHQSKYIYWPNEVERSKIVSDTFDELPFCIGYIDGTEIKLAESPIEDHTSYFSRNHIYSIKAQIVCDYKRVIRHVVVGHPGSWHDARKNRNSSLFQQNDQYFSSQQWIAGDSAYPLSATLIAPYRSNARQLDRNA, encoded by the exons atgccgaaaaaagGTTTTAGAGAAAAATTAACTGACGCTTTAATTGATGAAGCTGCTGAAGAAATTATGGACATTGaag AAATCGAAAGGGATGATGACGCAGTGGATGCAGTGTTAGATGAATTGGCTGACAATATATCTGTTATTATGGAATGTCGGCGAGGAGATTATAGCACAATACCTAAGTCAGACATTTGGCGCAATAATATTTTGACAACACTGGACGAAGACCGATTCCGCCAAATGTTAAGAGTAGATAGAGACCAATATAATATGCTggttgatttaataaaaaacgatGAGGAATTCAACAAAGCGCACTCATGTAAGCAATTTTCTGTCGAATTGCAATTAGCAATCACACTGTTTCGTTTGGGTTCGTCGGGAGAAAGCGCAGCATTTAGAAAAATAGCGACAATTTTTGGAGTGGGAGATGGCGAAACTATATCACTAATAACAAAAAGAATCTTTAGAGTGTTCTTGCGTCACCAATCTAAGTATATATATTGGCCCAATGAGGTTGAACGATCGAAAATAGTATCGGATACCTTTGATGAGTTACCGTTTTGTATTGGATATATTGATGGAACCGAGATTAAATTAGCAGAATCGCCAATTGAAGACCATACATCATACTTCTCCAGAAATcacatatattcaataaaagcACAAATAGTTTGTGACTATAAACGAGTAATTCGACATGTTGTGGTTGGTCACCCTGGGAGCTGGCATGATGCCCGTAAAAATCGAAATAGCTCACTCTTTCAACAAAATGATCAGTATTTTTCTTCACAGCAATGGATTGCTGGGGACTCGGCATACCCTTTATCTGCAACGTTAATAGCCCCTTACAGAAGTAACGCAAGACAGTTGGATAGAAATGCCtga